ACGGGAAGGCATATATGACCGCAGTCCAGGCAGATCATCCACTTTATAACATCCTCATCCTCCCCGGCAAAAAACCACCTCTTGGCTCCTCCGAAGCCGGGAAGGCCGTTGGGGAAGGTTATGATGGCCTTTTCATCCACCTCCACCTCGCCCATTATGATCGTCTGGACCTTTATTCCCATGGGTTTTGTCTCCTTTCTCACGAAAAAATGAGATACTCCTCCTATTCTAGCATTATTTTGCTAAAATATTTACTGCTACTGGCTACAATCTGCCTTCTTGGGGGAGTTGTTTTTGAGAAAAATTTCAACGATATTCCTTATGGTGATTATGTTCTCCTTAGGGCTAGGGCTTCCCTCCTCGGCAAAGCCTTCCGTGGAGGAGCTATTGGATGACCGCACCGCCTTCCGATGGGGAAAGGGTTTTTTGGCGTGGGTGGTCCACTACCCGGATTACATAGTGGAACCCTGGGTCATGGAGGTGACAGGGGGAAACGGCGATCCCACGGGCAAAGTGGCCGAGGATTTCAAGAAGGCCCTTAGAATGGATACCTCCACTCCGGTCCTTTTGAGTGTTTACGTGTACGGAGGAAGGGAGGTTAGCCTTGCCCCCCTTTCAAAGGCCTTTTTTTTGAGAAAGGATGACGGAACGGAGATCTCCCCCTCGTACTATGAGAAAACTCTAGATGAACCTATATCGGATTTTGCTCAGGGGCTGGTCTTCTTTCCTAAGGTGGAGGGCCCCTTCAAGCTAGTATTGAAGAAGGGCCATACTTCCGAGTTGGTCTTTGAGTTTCCTGACGACATGAGGGCCAGATTGAAGAAGAATTTACAGGAGGAAGCCAGCAGGATCGCCAAGGCTCAAAGTATGACGAAGGAGCAAAGGAAAGAAACGTCCAATGACTCTTCCCAGCTTGAGGCCTTCAAGGAGGCGGCCGAAAAGTTGCAGAAGGAAAAGGAAAAGCTCCAAAAGACGATCCAGGAGCTTTTGCAGGAGAGGGAGATCCTCAAAAATAGGATTGAGGACCTCTCCTTGGCTCTGGAAAAGGAAAGAAAACTACAACAAGCGCAACAAATCCCAAAAACCACCAAAAAGGAAGCCCAAAAAGCTGAGACTTCCTTGGAGCCCAAGGAAGAAAAAGTGGTTGGGTACGAGAGGGAGGTGCTCCTGGATAAGTTCCTGGAGGCCTGGAAGGCAGGGGATTGGGATGCCATCTTTTCATTGCTTTCTCCGACCATGAGGGCCCAGTTGGGCAACCCAGCGGGGTTGAAGAAGCTCTTTGAAGAAAAGCACCTGCCCGAGCAGCTACCCGACAGGTATGAGGTAAAAAGGCAGGATGATCCCAACAAGGTCGCCGTAACTTTTGCCCCCAAGATACTCTTCGTGAGGACCCTCAGATCCCTGAGGCTAGAGATGGAGAAGGTGGACACAGGGTGGCTCATAGGGTCTTTGAAGTGACGTTCCTTTTAGGGTTAAACATTGCCATGTCGCTGCCGAAACAATATATGTACATGTACATGAACGCAGAAGCCGCCAGGAGAGGAAGGACGAAGCATGAGCGGTAATTTGTCGCCGGAGGTAGGACTGGCCCAAAGGTTTTCTGCCGAGGGCATATCAGCGCCGTTGGGCAAATCATCCAAGGGCAAGGGAAAGGCTGTTGAGCGGCCCTTTGGCGAGGATCTTATAAAGGCCCAGTCGGATCAGCTTTTCAAGAGGCTTGACGAGGTGGCGGACAAGCTCTTTCGTTTTCCATCCCAAAGGGTGCTGGAGGAGTACAAGGGTGTAGTGAGGGAACTTTTACAGCAGGTTCAGGGGATGCTCCAGGTAAGGCAGGAGTTTTCCATGACCTCCGGGGCGGCCTTCAGGCTTATAACCAGGGTACATGAAGGGCTTTCCCAAATGGAGAAGGTCCTATCTAGGGAGGCTAAAAGGGTCAAGCTCATGAAGTTGGCCAACGACATCAAAGGGTGCTTGGTGTCTCTTCTTGCTTGATGTGAGTGTCATAAACGTTGAAAGGGGAAGTGGGGTATGATAAGAGCACTTTGGTCATCTGCCACGGGGATGAAGGCTCAGCAGACCAACCTTGACGTGGTGGCCAATAACTTGGCCAACGTCAATACTACGGGCTTCAAGAAGCAGAGAGCGGATTTTGAGGACCTTATGTACCAGGTGGACCGAGAGCCGGGAGCTCCTGTGGACCCAGGCTCCACTGTGCCTACGGGGGTTCAGATAGGGTTGGGCAGCAGGGTAGTGGGAACTCCAAGGCTGATGAGCCAAGGCGCGGTCAAGATTACTGACAATCCTTTGGATTTGATGATATCCGGCGATGGCTTTTTCCAGGTTACCCTACCGGATGGCTCTGTGGCCTACACAAGGAATGGTGCCTTCAAGGTGGATGGTGAAGGGCAGATAGTCACCACCGACGGCTATCTGTTGGAGCCTGCTATAACCATACCCGAGGATGCGGAGGAGATAATGATAAGCGAAAACGGTGTGGTTTCCGTTAAGGTTCAGGGAGACCCTCAAGGGCAGGAGATAGGTCAAATTGAACTTGCCCGGTTCATAAACCCTGCAGGTCTTTTGGCTAAAGGGAACAGCCTGTTCGTTGAGACCGATGCAAGTGGGCCGCCCATAGTGGGAAACCCAGGCGAGGAGGGACTTGGCTCTTTAGTCCAAGGTGCTCTGGAGATGAGCAACGTCCAAGTGGTGGATGAGATGGTGAACATGATAGAGGCCCAAAGGGCCTACGAAGCGAGCTCCAAAGCAGTTCAGACAGCCGATGACCTTCTGGCCATAGCCAATTCGATGAAGAAAGGATAACCTTTAGGAGGTGCTTTTTATGACTAGTTTGAATTCCAAAAGCAACGAGGCACAGAGGCCCTCTGGGGACGGATCTAAGAGTTACAAGATAATAATCTTCGAGCTGGGAGATCAGACCTTTGCGGTGGATGTAACCCTTGTGAGGGAGATATTGAAATTTCAGGAGACCCGGCCTGTACCTCACACCCCACCTTCATTCCTGGGAGTATGCACCATAAGGGGAGAGGTCATACCCGTAATAGACCTAGGAACCTTTTTGAAGATAAGATCCGAAGTGCCCTTGAAGGAAAAGAAACTCATAATTTTAGACTTGGAGGGACAGCTTAAGGTGGCCCTTGCTGTGGATTCGGTCAGGAGGATATACGAGATAACGGAAGATCAGCTGGATTTCTCCCTCAAGGAGACCTTCCTAGGGGAGCATTTGGCTTGTATAGTGAAACAAGAGGGGGAGAACGTCCTCTTGCCCGATTTTGAAAAGATAATAAAGGCCTTCAAGCTGGAGAACCTAGAGCTCAGCCAGAAGGCCTTCGACGAGGCTGCGCTGTAGCCTCATTTGTTTTCTGGATATAAAAAATTCCCTATTTTCCCTCCCGGGGGCACCATGGGGAAGACCTTTTCTTGGGTGGGAACCATGCACTCCACCAGCGTGGGGCCGTGGTGTTCCAAGGCTTCCTTCAAGGTGCTCTCTAGGTCGTTGTTTTCCTTCACCACCCAGGACTTGAAGCCCATGGTTTTGGCCACCTCGGCTATGGAGCAAGCCTGTGGGACGCATGTACTGGCGTAGCGTTCGTTCCAGAAGAGTTCCTGCCATTGGCGGACCATCCCGAGGCTGCAGTTGTTCAAGACCACTATGTGCACCGGCAGGTTGTACCTGGCACAGGTCTCAAGCTCCTGCATGTTCATGAAGAAACTTCCGTCTCCAGAAAGGCATGTCACGGGCTTTCCCTCGTGGGCGAAGGCCACGCCTATGGCCGCAGGGATGCCGAAGCCCATGGTGCCCAGCCCTCCCGAGGTTATAAAGGTTCTGGGCATGAGGGCTTTCCAGTGCAGTGCCGCCCACATTTGATGCTGTCCCACCTCGGTCACCAGGTGCTCCTCCTGTCCCATCAGCCTCCTCAGGACGCGTATGGCCTCCCGGGGGTCAACCCCCTGGTTGCTGGTAGGTTCGGGGGGGAACTTTCTTTTTGCATCTTCTATTTGAGAGAGCCACTTTTTCCTTGCCTCAGATTTTTTGTCTCCCATAGATTCAAAGAGGGTCTTTAACGCCAGTTCGGCATGGCACCGTATGGGAAGGTGGGCCTTTATGTTCTTTCCCAGTTCCGCCGCATCTATGTCTATATGTATAACCTTTGCCTTTGGCGCAAAGGCCCTTCTGTCTCCCGTGGTTCTGTCGCTGAAGCGGGTTCCGATAGCCAAGATCAAATCCGACTCCGTAAGGGCCATATTTGCCTGAGGTGTTCCGTGCATCCCAGCCATTCCCAAAGCCAGTGGATCCGTCTCGGGGAAGGAGCCCTTTCCCATCAGGGTGGTAGCCACGGGACAGTCGGCTTTTTTCGCCAGCTCAATGAGCCATTTGGAGGCAGAAGAGTTGTTGCACCCGCCTCCGGCCAGTATTACGGGCCGCTCTGACTTTTCCAGCATGGCAACTGCGTCCTTTAACCCCTCTGTTTCCTCCGGCATCGTGGGGTCGTAGCCTGGAAATGTCACCCCTTCGGGGTATTCAAAGGTGCCTATTGCCCTTTGCACGTCCACTGGTACGTCCACAAGGACAGGTCCCGGGCGCCTGGTGGAAGCTATGATGAATGCCGCTTTTAGGGCAGAGGGAAGCTCCTTGATGGACCTAACCAGGAAGCTGTGTTTTACAAGGGGCAGGGAGCATCCATATATGTCTGCCTCCTGGAATGCGTCGGTCCCTATGGCCCCGGTCGCTACCTGTCCGGTTATGACCACCAGGGGGACCGAATCCATGTGAGCGTTGGCCAGGCCCGTCATTATATTGGTAGCACCGGGTCCTGATGTGGCAACGCATACCCCCACCTTGCCGCTGGTTCGGGCGTATCCATCTGCTGCATGGCATGCGGCCTGTTCGTGGCGGGTGAGCACCACCTTGAACGGAGCATCGTAGAGGGCGTCGAAAAGGGGAATTACGGCTCCGCCGGGGATGCCAAAAACGTATTCCACACCTTCTTTCTCTAGGGCTTTTGCGATCATCTGGGCTCCGGTCATTTTCATGGGTATCTCTCCTTCCTATGGATGGACCTTTTCAGCGATCCAGTCTCCCACACTTTCCGTGGAGGCTTTACCTCCGAACTCCCATGGGAGCTCATCCTTTGCTGCCTCCTCAAGGTAGCTTCGTACCCCTTCTTCTATTGCCTTTGCGGCCTCTTCTTCCTTCAAGTGGCCGAGCATCAAGGCCGCAGAGAGGATGGCCGCCACTGGGTTGGCCTTGCCGGTTCCTGCAATGTCCGGTGCCGAACCGTGTACAGGTTCGAACATGGAGAGGCCGTCTCCTATGTTCGCTCCAGCTGCCACTCCCAAACCTCCGGCTATGCCCGCCAGAAGGTCGCTTACAATATCGCCGAACATGTTGGGGGTGAGGATTACTCCCCATTTCGATGGATCCCTTACCAAGTGGTAGCATAGGGCGTCCACGTTGGCTACTTGAAGTTTCATTCCCTGTTTTTGGGCCTCGTCCTTTGCCACGTCCTCCCAGAATCCGTATATCCACGAGAGGGCGTTGGATTTGGATGCCAAGGTCACCGTATCCTCACCCCTGGCTTGGGCGGCCTTGCATGCATAGGCGGTTATCCTGCGCACAGCACCTTCTGTTGCGATGCCCACCTGGGCTGCCGCATTGCTTTTTGGGGAAAACTCCAACCGCAAATCTCCGGACATCTCGTAGTTGGCCCTCTTGAGGTTGAAGCTTTGTTGTGAGGTGCTTTTTTCCCACCGTCCGCCAAGGCCTATGTAAAAATCTTCTGTGTTTTCCCTTACGACCACTATGTCCACATTGTCCGCCTTCACTGGGAGGAAAACCCTGGGAAAACTTTTGGCAGGCCGCAGGTTTACGTACTGGTCAAAATGAAAACGCAGTTTCAGCAGGATTCCCTGTTCCAGAATCCCTGGCCTCACCGATGGATCTCCTATGGCTCCCAGAAGCAATGCGTCGTGTTTCCCTATTTCCTTTAGGGCTTCGTCGGGCAGGACCTCCTGGGTCCTTAGGTAATGGTTTGCTCCGTAGGGCAGTTCGGTCCATTCGACGGTAAAGCCAAAAGCGGAAGCTGCCTTTTCCGTGACCTTCATGGCCTCATTTATTACTTCAGGTCCTATTCCGTCGCCTTTTATACAGGCTATTCTGTAGTGCCTTGCTTTGCTTTCGGTCATTTTGCGCCCTCCTCCTCTTTGAGCCTCTCTCTGACCCAGTTGACTAGGCCTCCCTTGTCCATGAGGTCCTGAAGAAACCCAGGAAGGGGAGGGACGTTCCAGCTTTGTCCGGTGGAAAGGTTCTTTATGACTCCCTCGGCGAGGTTTACTTCCACCTCGTCGCCCTGGTTTATGGCCTTTGCAGCTTCGGGGCACTCCAGGATGGGAAGCCCCACGTTTATGGCGTTCCTGAAGAATATCCTGGCGTACGATGAGGCTATCACACAGGAGCACCCGATGCCCAAAAGGGCCAATGGCGCATGTTCCCTGGATGAGCCGCATCCGAAATTTTCCCCTGCTACTATTATGTCCCCTTGGTGGAACTTCTCAGGAAATTGGGGGTCGTGCCCTTCCATGCAGTGTTTTCCAAGTTCTACTGGATCGTCGGTCACCAGGTACCTTGCAGGAATGATTACGTCCGTGTCCACATCGTTGCCAAAGACCCATGCCTTTCCGCGAAGAGTCTTATTCATAAGAGCCCACCTCCAATGCCTTCAGTTCCTCTTGGGAGAGGACTTCCCGTGGGTCGGTGACCTTTCCTGTCACGGCCGAGGCTGCAGCAACCAGCGGGCCTGACAGGATCACTTCGCTCTTGGGGTGTCCCATGCGGCCTACGAAATTGCGGTTGCTGGTGGAAACGCACCTTTCTCCTGCAGCCAAAATGCCCATGTGCCCCCCAAGGCACGGTCCGCATGTAGGGGTGCAGACTGCCGCCCCAGCCTCTATGAAGGTGCTTATGTATCCTCTTTCCAGGCATGCCTGGAAGACCTCCTGGGATGCGGGTATGATTATGCACCGCGTGGAGGGGTGCACCTTCCTGCCCTTTAACACCAAAGCGGCCTGCTCCATATCCCTGAGCCTTCCGTTGGTGCAGGAACCTATGAACACCTGATCTACCTTTATACCTTCGCATTGCGATGCAGGCTTCACGTTGGAAGGAAGGTGGGGCAGGGCCACCAAAGGCTCAAGGCTTGATGTGTCTATCTCGATGGTCCTCTCGTAAGGTGCATCCTTGTCGGGATAGACTGGCTCGAAGGGCCTTGATGCCCGCTTTTCTGCGTACTTCAGCGT
The DNA window shown above is from Thermovirga lienii DSM 17291 and carries:
- a CDS encoding hypothetical protein (KEGG: tai:Taci_1247 hypothetical protein~SPTR: Putative uncharacterized protein) — protein: MRKISTIFLMVIMFSLGLGLPSSAKPSVEELLDDRTAFRWGKGFLAWVVHYPDYIVEPWVMEVTGGNGDPTGKVAEDFKKALRMDTSTPVLLSVYVYGGREVSLAPLSKAFFLRKDDGTEISPSYYEKTLDEPISDFAQGLVFFPKVEGPFKLVLKKGHTSELVFEFPDDMRARLKKNLQEEASRIAKAQSMTKEQRKETSNDSSQLEAFKEAAEKLQKEKEKLQKTIQELLQEREILKNRIEDLSLALEKERKLQQAQQIPKTTKKEAQKAETSLEPKEEKVVGYEREVLLDKFLEAWKAGDWDAIFSLLSPTMRAQLGNPAGLKKLFEEKHLPEQLPDRYEVKRQDDPNKVAVTFAPKILFVRTLRSLRLEMEKVDTGWLIGSLK
- a CDS encoding protein of unknown function DUF327 (PFAM: Protein of unknown function (DUF327)~InterPro IPR005585~KEGG: tai:Taci_1019 protein of unknown function DUF327~PFAM: protein of unknown function DUF327~SPTR: Putative uncharacterized protein) — protein: MSGNLSPEVGLAQRFSAEGISAPLGKSSKGKGKAVERPFGEDLIKAQSDQLFKRLDEVADKLFRFPSQRVLEEYKGVVRELLQQVQGMLQVRQEFSMTSGAAFRLITRVHEGLSQMEKVLSREAKRVKLMKLANDIKGCLVSLLA
- a CDS encoding flagellar basal-body rod protein FlgG (PFAM: Domain of unknown function (DUF1078); Flagella basal body rod protein~TIGRFAM: fagellar hook-basal body proteins; flagellar basal-body rod protein FlgG, Gram-negative bacteria~COGs: COG4786 Flagellar basal body rod protein~InterProIPR020013: IPR012834: IPR019776: IPR001444: IPR 010930~KEGG: tai:Taci_1147 flagellar basal-body rod protein FlgG~PFAM: protein of unknown function DUF1078 domain protein; flagellar basal body rod protein~SPTR: Flagellar basal-body rod protein FlgG;~TIGRFAM: flagellar basal-body rod protein FlgG; fagellar hook-basal body protein) — protein: MIRALWSSATGMKAQQTNLDVVANNLANVNTTGFKKQRADFEDLMYQVDREPGAPVDPGSTVPTGVQIGLGSRVVGTPRLMSQGAVKITDNPLDLMISGDGFFQVTLPDGSVAYTRNGAFKVDGEGQIVTTDGYLLEPAITIPEDAEEIMISENGVVSVKVQGDPQGQEIGQIELARFINPAGLLAKGNSLFVETDASGPPIVGNPGEEGLGSLVQGALEMSNVQVVDEMVNMIEAQRAYEASSKAVQTADDLLAIANSMKKG
- a CDS encoding CheW protein (PFAM: CheW-like domain~COGs: COG0835 Chemotaxis signal transduction protein~InterPro IPR002545~KEGG: tai:Taci_1572 response regulator receiver modulated CheW protein~PFAM: CheW domain protein~SMART: CheW domain protein~SPTR: Chemotaxis protein CheV), whose product is MTSLNSKSNEAQRPSGDGSKSYKIIIFELGDQTFAVDVTLVREILKFQETRPVPHTPPSFLGVCTIRGEVIPVIDLGTFLKIRSEVPLKEKKLIILDLEGQLKVALAVDSVRRIYEITEDQLDFSLKETFLGEHLACIVKQEGENVLLPDFEKIIKAFKLENLELSQKAFDEAAL
- a CDS encoding acetolactate synthase, large subunit (PFAM: Thiamine pyrophosphate enzyme, central domain; Thiamine pyrophosphate enzyme, N-terminal TPP binding domain; Thiamine pyrophosphate enzyme, C-terminal TPP binding domain~TIGRFAM: acetolactate synthase, large subunit, biosynthetic type~COGs: COG0028 Thiamine pyrophosphate-requiring protein~InterPro IPR012846: IPR012001: IPR012000: IPR011766~KEGG: pmo:Pmob_1592 acetolactate synthase, large subunit, biosynthetic type~PFAM: thiamine pyrophosphate TPP-binding domain-containing protein; thiamine pyrophosphate central domain-containing protein~SPTR: Acetolactate synthase, large subunit;~TIGRFAM: acetolactate synthase, large subunit, biosynthetic type) → MKMTGAQMIAKALEKEGVEYVFGIPGGAVIPLFDALYDAPFKVVLTRHEQAACHAADGYARTSGKVGVCVATSGPGATNIMTGLANAHMDSVPLVVITGQVATGAIGTDAFQEADIYGCSLPLVKHSFLVRSIKELPSALKAAFIIASTRRPGPVLVDVPVDVQRAIGTFEYPEGVTFPGYDPTMPEETEGLKDAVAMLEKSERPVILAGGGCNNSSASKWLIELAKKADCPVATTLMGKGSFPETDPLALGMAGMHGTPQANMALTESDLILAIGTRFSDRTTGDRRAFAPKAKVIHIDIDAAELGKNIKAHLPIRCHAELALKTLFESMGDKKSEARKKWLSQIEDAKRKFPPEPTSNQGVDPREAIRVLRRLMGQEEHLVTEVGQHQMWAALHWKALMPRTFITSGGLGTMGFGIPAAIGVAFAHEGKPVTCLSGDGSFFMNMQELETCARYNLPVHIVVLNNCSLGMVRQWQELFWNERYASTCVPQACSIAEVAKTMGFKSWVVKENNDLESTLKEALEHHGPTLVECMVPTQEKVFPMVPPGGKIGNFLYPENK
- a CDS encoding 3-isopropylmalate dehydrogenase (PFAM: Isocitrate/isopropylmalate dehydrogenase~COGs: COG0473 Isocitrate/isopropylmalate dehydrogenase~InterPro IPR019818: IPR001804~KEGG: aco:Amico_0098 3-isopropylmalate dehydrogenase~PFAM: isocitrate/isopropylmalate dehydrogenase~PRIAM: 3-isopropylmalate dehydrogenase~SPTR: 3-isopropylmalate dehydrogenase) is translated as MTESKARHYRIACIKGDGIGPEVINEAMKVTEKAASAFGFTVEWTELPYGANHYLRTQEVLPDEALKEIGKHDALLLGAIGDPSVRPGILEQGILLKLRFHFDQYVNLRPAKSFPRVFLPVKADNVDIVVVRENTEDFYIGLGGRWEKSTSQQSFNLKRANYEMSGDLRLEFSPKSNAAAQVGIATEGAVRRITAYACKAAQARGEDTVTLASKSNALSWIYGFWEDVAKDEAQKQGMKLQVANVDALCYHLVRDPSKWGVILTPNMFGDIVSDLLAGIAGGLGVAAGANIGDGLSMFEPVHGSAPDIAGTGKANPVAAILSAALMLGHLKEEEAAKAIEEGVRSYLEEAAKDELPWEFGGKASTESVGDWIAEKVHP
- a CDS encoding 3-isopropylmalate dehydratase, small subunit (PFAM: Aconitase C-terminal domain~TIGRFAM: 3-isopropylmalate dehydratase, small subunit~COGs: COG0066 3-isopropylmalate dehydratase small subunit~InterPro IPR011827: IPR000573~KEGG: aco:Amico_0099 3-isopropylmalate dehydratase, small subunit~PFAM: aconitate hydratase domain-containing protein~SPTR: 3-isopropylmalate dehydratase, small subunit;~TIGRFAM: 3-isopropylmalate dehydratase, small subunit), producing MNKTLRGKAWVFGNDVDTDVIIPARYLVTDDPVELGKHCMEGHDPQFPEKFHQGDIIVAGENFGCGSSREHAPLALLGIGCSCVIASSYARIFFRNAINVGLPILECPEAAKAINQGDEVEVNLAEGVIKNLSTGQSWNVPPLPGFLQDLMDKGGLVNWVRERLKEEEGAK